Proteins co-encoded in one Cervus canadensis isolate Bull #8, Minnesota chromosome 15, ASM1932006v1, whole genome shotgun sequence genomic window:
- the B3GALT1 gene encoding beta-1,3-galactosyltransferase 1 — MASKVSCLYVLTVVCWASALWYLSVTRPTSSYTGSKPFSHLTVARKNFTFGNIRTRPINPHSFEFLINEPNKCEKNIPFLVILISTTHKEFDARQAIRETWGDENNFKGIKIATLFLLGKNADPVLNQMVEQESQIFHDIIVEDFIDSYHNLTLKTLMGMRWVATFCSKAKYVMKTDSDIFVNMDNLIYKLLKPSTKPRRRYFTGYVINGGPIRDVRSKWYMPRDLYPDSNYPPFCSGTGYIFSADVAELIYKTSLHTRLLHLEDVYVGLCLRKLGIHPFQNSGFNHWKMAYSLCRYRRVITVHQISPEEMHRIWNDMSSKKHLRC; from the coding sequence ATGGCTTCGAAGGTCTCCTGTTTATACGTCTTGACCGTGGTGTGCTGGGCCAGCGCTCTCTGGTACTTGAGTGTAACCCGTCCAACTTCCTCCTACACTGGCTCCAAGCCATTCAGTCATCTGACAGTTGCAAGGAAAAACTTCACCTTTGGCAACATAAGAACTCGACCTATAAACCCCCATTCTTTTGAATTTCTGATAAATGAGCCCAACAAATGTGAGAAAAACATTCCTTTCCTCGTCATCCTCATCAGCACCACCCATAAAGAGTTCGATGCCCGCCAGGCGATCCGAGAGACCTGGGGGGACGAGAACAACTTCAAAGGGATCAAGATAGCCACCCTGTTCCTCCTGGGCAAGAACGCCGATCCTGTTCTCAACCAGATGGTGGAGCAAGAGAGCCAGATCTTTCACGACATCATCGTGGAGGACTTCATTGATTCCTACCATAACCTTACCCTCAAAACCTTGATGGGGATGAGATGGGTGGCCACTTTTTGTTCGAAAGCCAAGTATGTCATGAAAACAGACAGTGACATTTTTGTCAACATGGACAACCTTATTTACAAACTATTAAAACCCTCCACCAAGCCACGAAGAAGGTATTTTACTGGCTATGTCATCAATGGAGGGCCCATCCGAGATGTCCGCAGTAAGTGGTATATGCCCAGGGATTTGTACCCTGACAGCAACTACCCGCCCTTCTGCTCGGGGACCGGCTATATCTTTTCAGCTGATGTGGCTGAGCTCATTTACAAGACCTCACTCCACACCAGGCTGCTTCACCTGGAGGATGTGTATGTGGGACTGTGTCTTCGAAAGCTGGGCATCCATCCTTTCCAGAACAGTGGCTTCAATCACTGGAAAATGGCCTACAGTTTGTGTAGGTACCGCCGAGTGATCACCGTGCATCAGATCTCTCCAGAGGAAATGCACAGAATCTGGAATGACATGTCAAGCAAGAAACATCTCAGATGTTAG